In Clostridium sporogenes, one genomic interval encodes:
- a CDS encoding glycine betaine ABC transporter substrate-binding protein — MNSFIQQLILKKSEIFSLLVEHVELTLIAVLIAVVIGVPLGIIITKNKKLANIVIGFANLTQAIPSLAILGFLIPLIGIGSGPAITMVVLYSMLPILKNTYTGITNINPDMLEAAKGLGMTNTQTLKLIKIPLAMPIIMAGIRIASVTAVGLMTIAAFVGAGGLGYLVFSGIQTVDNNLILFGAIPAAILALIIDWITGRIEDATMPNGVKRADGTMKVKRGSSNKNRKRNTIIASIVGVCILLALVVPKLIGMGHKKVVIGSKNFTEQIILGNILEELIHKKTDIDVETKLNLGGTQVSFNALKTGGIDMYVEYTGTAYGNMLNIKKPNRDRDDVYNTVKKEFKERFGIEVLKPIGFNNTYAMATTKEIAQKYNLKTTSDLAKESSNMIAGPTIEFANREDGLIGLNKAYNMNFKSVKPIDGGLRYTALANNETQIIDAFTTDGLIEQFNLVLLEDDKHFFPDYYAVPIVKEETLKKFPELRKVLGELDGRITDEKMRKLNYEVDVNKRDPKEVAKEFLQKEGLTD, encoded by the coding sequence ATGAATAGTTTTATACAACAATTAATACTAAAAAAATCAGAAATATTCTCTCTTCTAGTAGAACATGTAGAACTTACTTTAATAGCAGTTTTAATAGCAGTAGTTATTGGAGTTCCCCTTGGTATAATTATTACTAAAAATAAAAAGTTAGCTAATATAGTAATAGGTTTTGCAAACTTAACCCAAGCTATACCAAGCTTAGCCATCTTAGGGTTTCTAATACCTTTAATAGGTATAGGATCAGGGCCTGCCATAACTATGGTTGTTTTATATTCCATGTTACCAATATTAAAAAATACTTATACAGGAATTACTAATATAAATCCAGATATGCTAGAAGCAGCTAAAGGTTTAGGGATGACAAACACTCAAACTCTTAAATTAATAAAAATACCTTTAGCAATGCCAATAATAATGGCAGGTATAAGGATAGCATCAGTAACAGCTGTTGGACTTATGACTATAGCAGCCTTTGTAGGAGCAGGTGGACTTGGATACTTAGTATTTTCAGGAATACAAACAGTAGATAATAATCTTATACTATTTGGTGCTATTCCAGCCGCTATATTAGCTTTAATAATAGATTGGATAACAGGAAGAATAGAAGACGCAACTATGCCAAATGGTGTAAAAAGGGCAGATGGTACAATGAAAGTAAAAAGAGGTTCTTCAAATAAAAACAGGAAAAGAAATACTATAATAGCATCAATAGTTGGAGTTTGCATATTGTTAGCACTAGTAGTTCCAAAACTAATAGGAATGGGACACAAAAAAGTAGTTATTGGTTCTAAAAATTTTACAGAACAAATTATTTTAGGTAACATATTGGAAGAATTAATCCATAAAAAAACGGATATAGATGTTGAAACAAAATTAAACTTAGGAGGAACTCAAGTAAGTTTTAATGCATTAAAAACTGGTGGAATAGATATGTATGTTGAGTATACAGGTACTGCATATGGAAATATGTTAAATATAAAAAAACCTAATAGAGATAGAGATGATGTTTATAATACAGTTAAAAAAGAGTTTAAAGAAAGGTTTGGAATTGAAGTTCTAAAGCCTATAGGGTTCAACAATACTTATGCAATGGCAACTACAAAAGAGATTGCACAAAAATACAATTTAAAAACAACATCAGATCTAGCAAAGGAATCAAGTAATATGATAGCAGGACCAACTATAGAATTCGCAAATAGAGAAGATGGACTTATAGGGCTTAACAAAGCATATAATATGAATTTTAAAAGTGTTAAACCAATAGATGGTGGGCTAAGATATACAGCGTTAGCTAATAATGAAACTCAAATTATAGATGCTTTTACAACAGATGGGCTAATAGAACAGTTTAATTTAGTTCTTTTAGAGGATGACAAGCACTTTTTTCCAGACTATTATGCAGTTCCAATCGTAAAAGAAGAAACATTAAAAAAATTCCCAGAACTTAGGAAAGTTCTAGGAGAACTAGATGGAAGAATAACTGACGAAAAAATGAGAAAATTAAACTATGAAGTAGATGTAAATAAAAGAGACCCTAAAGAAGTAGCAAAAGAATTTTTGCAAAAAGAAGGGTTAACAGATTAA